A region from the Candidatus Coatesbacteria bacterium genome encodes:
- the lptC gene encoding LPS export ABC transporter periplasmic protein LptC: MKPLRTAGMLLVLVPVLLTACGEQRPVDFVPGEDEPDQTIASFTLRQTEDGELSWELVAELAYVWDQENLTVADTPHVDFYEDGEHQATLTAAEGTVNMLTNDMQARGGVVVVADDGARLTTEVLNWDSRRERLFTEQPVSYTRGGTTIDGRGFESDPDLTDWQINEPTGTISAAELGEETL; this comes from the coding sequence ATGAAACCACTGCGAACAGCCGGTATGTTGCTCGTCCTCGTCCCCGTGCTGCTGACGGCCTGCGGCGAGCAGCGCCCCGTGGACTTCGTCCCCGGCGAGGACGAGCCCGACCAGACCATCGCCAGCTTCACCCTGCGGCAGACCGAGGACGGCGAGCTGTCCTGGGAGCTGGTCGCCGAGCTGGCCTACGTCTGGGATCAGGAGAACCTGACCGTCGCCGACACCCCGCACGTCGATTTCTACGAGGACGGCGAGCACCAGGCCACCCTGACCGCCGCCGAGGGTACGGTCAACATGCTGACCAACGATATGCAGGCCCGCGGTGGGGTCGTCGTCGTCGCCGACGACGGCGCCCGGTTGACCACCGAGGTCCTCAACTGGGACTCCCGCCGCGAGCGCCTGTTCACCGAGCAGCCCGTCAGCTACACTCGCGGCGGGACCACCATCGACGGCCGGGGCTTCGAATCCGATCCCGACCTGACCGACTGGCAGATCAACGAACCCACCGGCACGATCAGCGCCGCCGAGCTGGGCGAAGAAACCCTTTGA